A window of the Helianthus annuus cultivar XRQ/B chromosome 4, HanXRQr2.0-SUNRISE, whole genome shotgun sequence genome harbors these coding sequences:
- the LOC110936118 gene encoding uncharacterized acetyltransferase At3g50280-like — protein sequence MNSPNVEIISDCFVKPKFISEEAKKPIYFSPWDLIMISVNYIQKGLLFRLSENQDFSITTFLDDLKHSLSATLTHFHPLAARLATVKHENPPSITIFLNPENSPGARFIHSSVNLTVADILKPTDVPLVVQSFFDHHQAVNNDGHELSLLSVKVTELLDGIFIGCSVNHMLVDGTSYWHFINSWSEMFQSKGQNSHLTQISRPPILDRWIPAGSAPIVTLPFTHEDEYINRPDHPMLRERIFHFSSDSLAKLKAKANSECGTTKISTLQSLSAVVWRCVTRARRFPVDKETGCMMAVNNRSRLSPPVPENYFGNMIQTVKAITTAGELLDHGVGWAALRLHEAVASHGDKNIKELMEAWMKSPFVVNASVHFDKNSVHMGSSPRFDMYGNEFGLGKALAVLSGYANKFDGKVTSYPGREGRGSIDLEVCLLPENMAAFESDEEFISIVNEEFNKLNVFL from the exons ATGAATTCTCCAAATGTTGAAATCATCTCAGATTGCTTCGTGAAGCCCAAATTCATATCAGAAGAAGCAAAGAAACCGATTTACTTCTCTCCATGGGATCTCATCATGATTTCTGTAAACTACATTCAAAAGGGTCTCCTTTTCCGCTTATCGGAAAATCAAGATTTCTCCATAACCACCTTCTTGGATGACCTCAAACACTCTCTTTCCGCCACCCTTACTCATTTCCACCCGCTCGCTGCCCGTTTAGCCACCGTGAAACACGAAAACCCGCCTTCTATAACCATCTTTCTGAACCCCGAGAATAGCCCCGGAGCTAGATTTATCCATTCGTCTGTTAATTTAACCGTGGCGGATATCCTTAAACCCACGGACGTGCCGTTGGTTGTTCAGTCGTTTTTCGATCATCACCAAGCTGTCAATAACGACGGTCACGAGCTCTCGTTGCTGTCCGTAAAAGTGACAGAACTTTTAGACGGTATCTTTATAGGATGCTCCGTCAACCATATGTTAGTTGATGGAACCTCGTACTGGCATTTCATCAACTCATGGTCAGAAATGTTCCAATCTAAAGGGCAAAACAGTCATTTAACTCAAATTTCACGTCCTCCGATTCTGGACAGATGGATTCCGGCAGGATCCGCCCCGATTGTCACCCTCCCGTTTACCCATGAAGATGAATACATCAATAGACCAGACCACCCAATGTTGAGGGAACGAATCTTTCACTTCTCGTCGGATTCGCTTGCTAAACTCAAGGCGAAAGCGAATTCTGAGTGCGGTACGACAAAGATTTCCACTTTGCAGTCGCTCTCCGCGGTTGTGTGGAGGTGCGTGACACGTGCCCGGCGGTTTCCGGTAGATAAAGAAACTGGTTGCATGATGGCCGTGAACAACAGGAGCAGACTATCCCCACCTGTACCTGAAAATTACTTCG GTAATATGATTCAGACGGTGAAGGCAATAACAACGGCCGGGGAGTTGCTTGATCATGGTGTCGGGTGGGCCGCATTGCGGTTGCACGAAGCGGTAGCGAGCCATGGTGATAAAAACATTAAGGAATTGATGGAGGCGTGGATGAAGAGCCCATTTGTGGTAAATGCGAGTGTGCATTTTGACAAAAATAGTGTACATATGGGAAGCTCGCCTAGATTTGACATGTATGGAAACGAATTTGGATTGGGGAAAGCATTGGCGGTTTTGAGTGGGTATGCTAATAAGTTTGACGGGAAGGTGACTTCGTATCCTGGACGGGAGGGGAGAGGAAGCATTGATTTGGAAGTCTGTTTGTTGCCCGAAAACATGGCCGCTTTTGAATCTGATGAAGAATTCATAAGTATTGTTAATGAGGAATttaataagttaaatgtatttctTTAA